GTACCAACAAATAATGGATTTCTATCAATTTCATTATAAAGTAAATTGGCCTTAGCTTCATTTACTTTTTCAATAGCAGCAATTCCACCATTATTTTTCAACCATTGTAAGGTTAGGAGTGAAGCATAAACTGGAAAAACAGCTGGAGTATTGTACATACTTTCCGCTTTAATATGTTTTTCATAATCTAAAATACTTGGAATTGTTCTACCTGATTTTCCTAATATTTCCTCTTTTACGACTACTAAAGTTGTTCCCGCAGGTCCCATATTTTTTTGAGCACCAGCATAAATCAAATCAAATTTTGAAAAATCTAAAGTTCTAGAAAAAATATCTGAACTCATATCGCAAACAACAGGAACGGTTGTTTCGGGAAATGATTTCATTTGTGTACCAAAAATAGTGTTGTTACTTGTGCAGTGAAAATAGGAAGCATCAGATGGGATACTATAATCTTTTGGTATAAAATTGTAATTTGCTTCTTTAGAGGATGCAACAATTTGAGTTTCGCCAAAAAGTTTGGCTTCTTTAATAGCATTGTTTGCCCAAGTTCCAGTATCTAAATAGGCAGCTTTACCGTCAACTTTCATTAAATTATAAGGAACCATCAAAAACTCCATACTTGCACCACCTTGTAAAAACAATGCTTGATAACCTTTACCTTCTAATCCTAAAAGTTCTAAAACCAAAGATCTAGCTTCGTCCATCACGGAAACAAAGTCTTTGCTACGGTGTGATATTTCTAATATAGATAAATTTGAATTGTTGAAATTTAATATAGCTTCAGCTGATTTTTCAAATACTTCCTGAGGTAAAATACATGGTCCAGCGCTGTAATTGTGTTTTTTCATGACTTGATTTCCAAAAAATTAAGTTGCAAATTTCGGAAATACCAATAGAAATTACCAATTGGATTAACCTTGAATTATTAGAGGTTATTAACAAAAACGTTATAGTTGATAATTACTTAATTTTAATTTTTAATAACTTTTTTAGTAATTATTGAATCGTTATTGAATAATATTTTTAAAAAATATACACCTTTAGTTAAATTCCTTAAATCAATTGATTCAAAGTTGGAGTTAATTGTATTAATCATTTTTCCATCAATTTGAAATACTGAAATACTTCTTACTTCATTAATAAAACTATCTTCTAAGTGTAAAAAGTCTTTGGTTGGGTTAGGATAGAAATAAAATGAATTAGGGATGTTATCATTCAAACTCAGTGTTGTGTCTGCATAATATGATCTTCCAGTCGGCACAGGAACAAAACTATATTCAAAGGTTGCGGCAATAATTAAGCTGTCTCCTTCTAAAATTATGTTTGAACCAAAATAATCGTCAAATCCTGAAAATGGCTCTTGCCCGTATAAATTTGGTTGTTCTAGCCAATTATTATTATCTTTCTTAAAATATTTTACTGGAAATTTCCTAGCCATTTGTAATATATAACTATTAGAACCAAGAAAAATATTCGAATCATTTACTACAATTTTGTCAAACATTTGATCAGTTGGAGTATAATTAAATGATGAGTTCAGAACCCAATTATCATTAGAAAACTCGTATATATTAATCAAAAACTGTTGTGGTTGAACAACATAAATTTTAGAGTCATATAAAAATAAACCAAGCGAAGTATTAAAATTTTGCGAATTTTGATAAACCCACTGGTTATTACTTAGTTCAAATGTATTGTAATATAAACCATTGGACAATGAAGAGATTAAAAGTTGATTATTAGAAACTAAAATTTTAGCAAAACCTAAGGAATTTACATTAGGTAATGTTATAGTTTGACTTAAGATCCAATCATCATTTACTAAATCATAAACATAAAAATTGTTATTAGAGCCAATGTAAAGACGATTATTGAATATTTTTACTTTAGTTCCAAAGCGGTCATCTTGATCATTGGTTATTGATAAAATCTTTTGATGAAATTGATAATTACCATTAACTTTTTTATACATGTAAACTGCTCCAGTATTAGAACTATTTAACCCTTGCCTTGGAGCCCCAACTGCAATTCTATCATTTTCTATATCAACGGAATTTCCATATACATCAGTATGTAAAACATCATTTTCAAATAAAGTTTGTGATTGAATTATTTGGTTACCAATCTTATTAAAGACATAAACTTTACCTACTTGTGTTAAAGTCCCATTAATAGAAACTGTCGAAGAAACAATTTCATTGCCATCTATTGCCATACTGCTACCAAAAAAACCACCACTTGCTCCAGAAGTTGGATAAAAAGATGCTAATTGTAATTGAGAAAAAATTACTTGAGTAAAAAGGAGAAAGTAAATATTTTTCATAATGTTTTGGTTTTAAATCAAATGTAATAAATTTTTACAAATGATATAAAAAAAACATTACAAATTAATCAAAAACTCCAAAGTATCAACACCATCAGCATAATCCCAAAGTTGTGGCTTTTGAGTTTGTCCAAAAGCAATGGAATTAGGAATTAAATCATTAGAAACAATACATTGAATTTGTTCTTTTTCAAGCTCTAAACGACTTTTTAAAGTATTTAAATCTTCATAGTTTTCATAAAACACAGAAGAAATGGGTGAAGCATAGCTTGTATCTTCTTTTAATGTCATGAATTCATTATCCAACAATTTAAAATTACTCATCAAGAAAACCGCTTTGTTGTAATCGTAATTGTTAGAATATTTTTCATAAAAAATGACATCTTTATATTCATACATTGCTTTAAAGAAAGCTTCAAAATTATAATCCTTTGGAATAAAAAGTTTAGAAACATTGCGACAACCCAAACCAAAATACCTGAAAATATCTTCACCTAAATTCACTAAATCATCATGCGTTTCATTTCCATCTAAAACCGCAACTGAATTTCTGTTTTTACGAATGATACTTGGTTTGTCTTTAAAGTAAAACTCAAAATGGCGCGCAGTATTATTGCTTCCTGTAGCAATTACAGCATCAAAATTTTCGAGTTTTCCTTCCGTAAAAGTTATAAATTTCTCAATCTCTGGATTTATTGAGGTTAAATATTTTGATAAAAACTTGATTAAATGTTGGTCATTAGACGAAGTTTTTACCAATACATTATGACCAGAAATTAAAACGGAAAGAAAATCATGAAAACCAACTAAAGGAATATTTCCAGCAAGTATTAAACCAACAGTTTTTGGAGTAACTTTCGAAAAATCATATTTTGATAACCATTGGTTCAGGTTTTCTTCTTTCAAAGCATCCGCCCACGAATTGATTGAATAATAAACTTGTTCAGGTGTAAACCAACCATTATGCGATTGTGACAATTCAATCAGAGTAATAAAATCATCATAAAACAAATCATTGTTCAGAACTGCTTCATTTTTTGAATTATTGTCTAATGAAAATTGGCTTAAAAATTTTCCTAATTCAATAAAACAGTTTTTTTTATCCAATTGTAACATTTGTTTCTTGTTTATGAATGGTTTTGATTGTAATTTTGCACAAAATTAATTAAAAAATAGCTATGGCAATCATTATAACAGACGAATGTATTAATTGTGGCGCATGCG
The window above is part of the Flavobacterium sp. PMTSA4 genome. Proteins encoded here:
- the serC gene encoding 3-phosphoserine/phosphohydroxythreonine transaminase; amino-acid sequence: MKKHNYSAGPCILPQEVFEKSAEAILNFNNSNLSILEISHRSKDFVSVMDEARSLVLELLGLEGKGYQALFLQGGASMEFLMVPYNLMKVDGKAAYLDTGTWANNAIKEAKLFGETQIVASSKEANYNFIPKDYSIPSDASYFHCTSNNTIFGTQMKSFPETTVPVVCDMSSDIFSRTLDFSKFDLIYAGAQKNMGPAGTTLVVVKEEILGKSGRTIPSILDYEKHIKAESMYNTPAVFPVYASLLTLQWLKNNGGIAAIEKVNEAKANLLYNEIDRNPLFVGTANKEDRSFMNATFLLENETHQETFDKMWKEAGISGLNGHRSVGGYRASMYNALPLQSVQVLVDVMKELENKI
- a CDS encoding T9SS type A sorting domain-containing protein; this encodes MKNIYFLLFTQVIFSQLQLASFYPTSGASGGFFGSSMAIDGNEIVSSTVSINGTLTQVGKVYVFNKIGNQIIQSQTLFENDVLHTDVYGNSVDIENDRIAVGAPRQGLNSSNTGAVYMYKKVNGNYQFHQKILSITNDQDDRFGTKVKIFNNRLYIGSNNNFYVYDLVNDDWILSQTITLPNVNSLGFAKILVSNNQLLISSLSNGLYYNTFELSNNQWVYQNSQNFNTSLGLFLYDSKIYVVQPQQFLINIYEFSNDNWVLNSSFNYTPTDQMFDKIVVNDSNIFLGSNSYILQMARKFPVKYFKKDNNNWLEQPNLYGQEPFSGFDDYFGSNIILEGDSLIIAATFEYSFVPVPTGRSYYADTTLSLNDNIPNSFYFYPNPTKDFLHLEDSFINEVRSISVFQIDGKMINTINSNFESIDLRNLTKGVYFLKILFNNDSIITKKVIKN
- a CDS encoding acyl-CoA reductase; its protein translation is MLQLDKKNCFIELGKFLSQFSLDNNSKNEAVLNNDLFYDDFITLIELSQSHNGWFTPEQVYYSINSWADALKEENLNQWLSKYDFSKVTPKTVGLILAGNIPLVGFHDFLSVLISGHNVLVKTSSNDQHLIKFLSKYLTSINPEIEKFITFTEGKLENFDAVIATGSNNTARHFEFYFKDKPSIIRKNRNSVAVLDGNETHDDLVNLGEDIFRYFGLGCRNVSKLFIPKDYNFEAFFKAMYEYKDVIFYEKYSNNYDYNKAVFLMSNFKLLDNEFMTLKEDTSYASPISSVFYENYEDLNTLKSRLELEKEQIQCIVSNDLIPNSIAFGQTQKPQLWDYADGVDTLEFLINL